ATGTTCTTGTCAATGTCGACATTCCTTGgacaccattaatttttttattccaTTGATGGGACATAAATCATTTTGAGTTTACAAATATTTGCCTTGGCTTTGCTAATGAAAGGATGATTTCTTTTGCATACATCTGCCCTCGATAAGTTGATTCCAATATAAAAAATTTCCTTTGGGCACTGGTCATAAAGGAAATAGGAAATGGCTGAGTCTTGCCCAGTTTTAATTGCTTACCATCTGTGGGTTATTTTCCTCAATGGTTTTGTGAGTTTTTGAATTGATATGCACGTAGGTGTTACATGCTAATAGTTTTATTGTCATTCTGTCAAACTGTTTGCAATGCAAGGTACAACTTTTGAAGTTCATCCTGAATTATTACATTACAGTCTAAGTGAATGGTGCTATTAAGCAAATCACATGGCATAGCCTTAAAAAGCATTTAAAAAGATAAAGAGGTCTAACAATATTGTACCAGTTGTGACATTCTAAGTCTGATATATTTCAATAGATGAACCTAGAAATTAAAGCTTACTTTAGTGTTCtaatcaaatgaaataaaagagaTTCTCGAGAATATTTTATTATCAGTTATTGATATTGTACCTCACTATACTGAATATCAAAAGCCCTTTTTAAGGAACACAATACAACTCGAGTTGATTTTTTCGATCTTATAAGCTCCATGTTTAGAGAAAGCTAATGGAGCCAGGTAAGAAGAGGAGTAATCTAAGACCTTTTATGTTGTCCTTCTACCTTAGTCAGAAACAACTTTGGATCACTACAAAATGCAGTGCATATGCAGCTCTTCTAAAACAGGAAAATGTTGGAGTTAAAATGTCTTACCACTGACTTGTTTTCTCCAAAGTATGAAACTGGCAATGCTTATAATATAATTTACTGACACATATGTCAATTTTGATTGTACGAAATACTATAAATCCCGTAAAAAATTCTGGATAATACTTTGTCAAACAAGCACCAATGTACTATTGTTATGAATACTGTATAATATTGTGTGCCCAAAAAGTGAAATGATAAATGACAGTATCGAAAACTGCCCTAGCACCCCATGTCCCTTGTCTGTGTTACTTGTGGACTCAATGAGATATCACGTAGTTTAATACAGTGATTGAcgtgaaaattatttttatgctGAACAATTTTAAGTAATCATTAACTAAGCCAAATGTAATAATTTCAGTAGTGTTCTTTGCAGAAGCAAGTACAGCATGGATCActtgggaaaaagaaaagataaatcTTGTGACAAATATAACCGCACCCCCCTCTCCACCTATGTCCTTATAAGCAGTTCATGTGACAGACAAGAAGTTTCTTCGAGTATTTAAAATAATCCACGATTAAAATTCTCTcgacaaaaatcaaaattaaaacattgCCGTTTTGTTGAGTCCACCCTTTGCCATTCGTTTAGGTCGCCGTAAATACTCATCAATCGCTCTGATACAGTGCTTCCAAGTGTTGATTTTCTCGTCGGACGAAATGCCGTAAACATCGTATACGGTGTCTTTGACGAAACGCAGTCGGTCTGGATCAACGGGTTCTTTTCCTCGGGTTCCGGTGCAATTCCTATTCTCCAGTTCAGTGTGATCGAAAATGTGCCTCAGCAGCTGGACGGCAAAATTTCCGATCGAGCAACTTTTGCATTTGATCTGGTTGAGTTCTTCCTGAGAGATGTACTCGGGAAGAACTTTGCGCCCAACCGGTGGAGCGGAAACAACATCGGTTTCGTTGTCCGAGCCAGGCGATGAGTCGCCGCTTGAAGCCATCGCTTTCACTTTCATACCAATCAGCGTCGGCGTGTTCGAATTTAACGGTGCTTGAGGCCGTGTTGGAGTGTTGATTGGCGTTGTATTTTCCACGCGCGGAACGTTACTAGTCTGATCAGCTGGAAGTTGTGAAGCTGTTGAGGGTGGCTGCTCGACTCGCGAGTTTTCACTGCTATTTAGGATAGAAGTTATCGGAGTCACGCTTACAGGCGCCGAAAGAGTGCCCTGGTTTTGATAAGAACCCTGTAATGTTGGGAAGAACGAAAATAGTTGCTCCATCCCTCGCATAATCTTGTTCTGGTTATGAAGTATGGTCGCTTGATTCACCATGATGGCGCGTTGattttccaatatggcggaGAAACGTTCTGGATTTATCGTTTCATTAGGATCCACAGCCATGGTTGTTTCCGCTGGTATTTCTCGAAGGTCAATAGAAATCTTCTTCCTGTTATCTTCCTTTTTTCAAAGACGCAAATGTATTTCGTGTGGTTTTCAAAGAATAAATTTTGAAGTTATTTCCTACAACGAAGCGCGAGTGAAATGGTGTCCACGAATGCAAACCGCGAGTAGACCCGCGTGACTCGCTGTTTGGGTACTCACGTGGTACGCGCGCAAACGAGGGTGGAATCCGCGACGTCACATGAATAAGGAGAACATTAAATTTcggctttttaaaattttattaggtGCAAATGCAGCAGATCGTCATAGAGGGTGGGAAATGGGAGACACTGACTTGTACTTTACATATTAAtgacaaggaaaagaaaacgttcaaactaaacaaaaagaggaaaaccgaaataaatgaaaatatggACTATCCTATTAATCCAGTTCTCTTTTCCCGAAAATACCACATATCTGTTCTCTTGCACAATTATTTTAGGAGGCATATCAATTTCTCAACGTTCGAACTTCAAATTTCTCAAGAAATGCCAGAACAAGCTTGAATGCCTCATCTTTGAAATGCTCTTAATTAGGAGGAAAGGAACAAAGTGACTCTATCTGGGTAACACTCTTTGTGCTAACAGTCTTGTgctataattatattatttcattattcGCATTCTTGTAATTCACTCACACCCACCTTTTCTGTATGTATGAATATTATGACGGTTATATTGATTCCTCAACATTTGAGAATTATGACATGAAGTCGTCGAATTGTCATGtaacatttttattgttaactTTCCTTCTAAGTTTTTTTGCTCTTATTagttttatttaataatttatataattatcTCTTTTAATGAAAagttatttaatatttaaatgATACTTAATTAATGCTCCTTTTTCATACTGTAGGTTTGTAAGATTCCTCACTTTTGATGAATGCCATGATGCTATCGCCACGTTACATAAGCGTGTGCTTGGAAACAAAGTGATTACTGTGGAATATGCTGCTGAAACCAAAGATAAGTTGGAAGGCAAAAAAGGTGACTTgaatgttgaaattaaatttttgttcttaGACCATCTTAACACTTAAATAGTTTGAAGAAGATATGTAGTCAATTGTCTCTTAGTATTTTACTAGTTATTACGCTATTTTGTAGAGACTTTATAAACCAAATCCTTACATTATTCATTTGCTTTGCCTTCTGGATGGTGTCACaatgacgccgaaacgtcagctattaactttaatatttgcttGATTATGTTTTAATTAAATTACTTTTATTTGTAAACAATGTGAAAACCTCAGAAAGTTTATAAGCATCTTGAATTAAAGGGCTTCTTGTTGTTAGAGTAACTTGTTTGGAGTGTCTCCAGAACAAAGACAACTATAACTTAAAGACCCACTAGTCTCAATGAAGACCTGTTCACTCATACTTCTCTTGCAATTAAATACAAGGAATTTTGGGTGGCAGAAAGGGAAAGGGATTTTTCTATACAAACAGCAATCTTGTTCtcagagtttttatttcctTGATCAGCGGTGTGTCCTTTGGCAAgcttaaaaatatttatatcaCCGCTTTTTCATCTGATATTTCTAATTCGGTGCTTAATACAAATGATGTTCTGAGTAACATTAATGCATTCTCTGACTGCTACAATTCAATGCTTGTAGACATTCGTAACAAGCACGCCTTGCTTAAAAGTGTTACTGTCATTGACTGTCATTGACCGTCCAAAGGTTCCCTGGTTtaatgaagaaataaaaatactAAAGTGTAAATGCCGTCGTCTTGAGAAGAAAGCTATCACAACTAATCTTTCAAGTGACTGGAATAATAACCACAGTGTATGCAATCAGTACTGCACAACTGCATTTAAACTACCACCCTATTAAATCCTGATTGATCAATGTGTGGGTGATTGTCCAAGAAACCTCTCAGGATGTGCCT
This genomic stretch from Acropora muricata isolate sample 2 chromosome 5, ASM3666990v1, whole genome shotgun sequence harbors:
- the LOC136916737 gene encoding uncharacterized protein; protein product: MAVDPNETINPERFSAILENQRAIMVNQATILHNQNKIMRGMEQLFSFFPTLQGSYQNQGTLSAPVSVTPITSILNSSENSRVEQPPSTASQLPADQTSNVPRVENTTPINTPTRPQAPLNSNTPTLIGMKVKAMASSGDSSPGSDNETDVVSAPPVGRKVLPEYISQEELNQIKCKSCSIGNFAVQLLRHIFDHTELENRNCTGTRGKEPVDPDRLRFVKDTVYDVYGISSDEKINTWKHCIRAIDEYLRRPKRMAKGGLNKTAMF